The Staphylococcus sp. 17KM0847 DNA segment CGGAATGGGCGAATCAACCGCTAACAATCGAAACGGGACAATTGGCGAAACAAGCAAATGGTGCTGTACTTGTACGCTATGGTGATACAGTTGTATTATCAACAGCAACAGCATCTAAAGAGCCGCGTGACGGAGACTTTTTCCCGTTAACCGTGAACTATGAAGAAAAAATGTATGCAGCAGGTAAAATTCCTGGGGGCTTTAAAAAACGTGAAGGACGTCCGGGAGATGAGGCGACGTTGACAGCACGTTTAATTGACAGACCGATTCGTCCACTTTTTCCAGACGGCTATCGTCATGATGTACAAATTATGAATATTGTTTTGAGTGCAGATCCGAACTGTTCACCTGAAATGGCAGCAATGATTGGTTCATCTATGGCGTTAAGTGTATCGGATATTCCATTCCAAGGCCCTATTGCAGGTGTCAATGTAGGTTATATTGACGGTGAATATGTCATCAACCCAAACTTAGAGCAACAGGCTGTATCTCGCTTAGACCTTGAAGTAGCAGGGCATAAAGATGCAGTGAACATGGTTGAAGCGGGTGCCAGTGAGATCACCGAAGCAGAGATGCTAGATGCGATTTTATTTGGACATGAAGAAATCAAGCGTTTATGTGCATTCCAAACAGAAATTATTAACACATTACAACCTGAAAAACAAGAATTTGTACCAGAAGACAAAGATCAAGCATTAATTGATGATGTCGAAGCAATGACAAAAGCAGAAGGACTTAATGAAGCTATTCTTACATTTGATAAGCAAACACGTGATGCGAACTTAGATGCTATTAAAGAACGTATACTGGCCAACTTTGAAAATGAAGAAGATCCAGATAATGAAGCCAAGTTAAAAGAGGTTGGTGCAATTGTCAATAGCCTCATTAAAGCAGAAGTACGCCGTCTGATCGCTGATGAAAAAATTCGTCCGGACGGTAGAAAACCAGATGAAATTCGTCCGCTATCTTCTGAAGTCGGTTTATTGCCACGCGCACATGGTTCAGGGTTGTTTACACGTGGTCAAACACAAGCGTTATCTGTTCTAACATTAGGTTCAATTTCTGAATATCAGTTAATTGATGGCTTAGGTGAAGAAGAGCATAAACGTTTTATGCATCATTATAACTTCCCGAATTTTTCCGTAGGCGAGACAGGACCAGTACGTGCGCCGGGACGTCGTGAAATTGGTCACGGTGCATTAGGTGAGCGTGCATTAAGATATATTATTCCAGATGAAAAAGCATTTCCTTATACAGTGCGTATTGTAAGTGAAGTCTTAGAATCTAATGGATCATCTTCACAAGCATCGATTTGTGGCTCAACTTTAGCTTTAATGGATGCAGGTGTACCGATTAAAGCACCAGTAGCAGGTATTGCGATGGGGCTTGTAACGCGTGAAGAAAGTTATACCATTTTAA contains these protein-coding regions:
- the pnp gene encoding polyribonucleotide nucleotidyltransferase, encoding MSQEKKVFKTEWANQPLTIETGQLAKQANGAVLVRYGDTVVLSTATASKEPRDGDFFPLTVNYEEKMYAAGKIPGGFKKREGRPGDEATLTARLIDRPIRPLFPDGYRHDVQIMNIVLSADPNCSPEMAAMIGSSMALSVSDIPFQGPIAGVNVGYIDGEYVINPNLEQQAVSRLDLEVAGHKDAVNMVEAGASEITEAEMLDAILFGHEEIKRLCAFQTEIINTLQPEKQEFVPEDKDQALIDDVEAMTKAEGLNEAILTFDKQTRDANLDAIKERILANFENEEDPDNEAKLKEVGAIVNSLIKAEVRRLIADEKIRPDGRKPDEIRPLSSEVGLLPRAHGSGLFTRGQTQALSVLTLGSISEYQLIDGLGEEEHKRFMHHYNFPNFSVGETGPVRAPGRREIGHGALGERALRYIIPDEKAFPYTVRIVSEVLESNGSSSQASICGSTLALMDAGVPIKAPVAGIAMGLVTREESYTILTDIQGMEDALGDMDFKVAGTKEGITAIQMDIKIDGLTKEVIEEALEQARKGRLAILDHMLETIDQPRTELSAYAPKVEMMTIKPEKIRDVIGPGGKQINEIIDATGVKLDIEQDGTVYIGSTEQDMINQAREWIESIVREAEVGQVYQATVKRIEKFGAFVELFPGKDALVHISQIAKERINKVEDKLAIGDTLEVKVTEIDKQGRVNASHKVLL